The genome window tgtaatTTAATGTGTATATTGCATTTTGATGTGTAATGTTATGCAAAACAGGGCTCATCTGGAAAAGAGAcattggtctcagcattgactcccctATCAATACATTtcaccagcagcataccacccagcatcccactgctggcttgcttctgaagctaagcagggttggtcctggtcagttcctggatgggagacctgatgctgttggagggccagtaggaggcactctttcatcTGGTCTAAAAATATCCCAATagtgcagtgattggggacactgctctgtgtagggtgctgtctttcggatgggacgttaaatgggtgtcctgactctctgaggtcattaaagatcccattgcacttattgtaagagtaggggtggtaACCCCGGTGtactggctaaattcccaatctggccctcataccatcacagccacctaatcatccccagcttacaattggctcattcatccctctcccctgaaactattccccaggttgttgctgtaaatgagaatgtgttctcagtcaacttacctggtaaaataatgataacagttttttttttaattgcaggAATGACCAATGATTCTGTAAAAACAATAAAacgcacacacaaaaacaactacTATGGCAGTCATAAGTGTTGGTAAGGACAGACAAAAgttgatatactgtaggcctatgcatATCAGAATCAGACCTGTTTCCTTGTCCCTTTAAAATACACTTCCCCTTTCCAAATAACAAATTACCCATGCAATATACTGTGTAATTTATGTTAAAAATGGTAATgcaaaaatgtatgcatttagGCTATTTGGGAGATGCAATCTTTGTGTTTGTTTGACTCTGCTGGAATGCAGGACACCTGGTTTCCTCGATTTCAACACCCTCTAGTGGGTAATGGAAACCACCATGAaccttcatttatttatttagaacTTTCATTATTTCCACAGTGAGGTCACATGATGCTGAAATAGATTCTGAATAGACTGAGGTCCCTGGAGGAGAGACTTGGATGAACATGGGTGAATATTAACACGAGTGAACATTTAAATCATATATCACATTAACCCTATATATAGATTCCTCTCGCTTCTTATTTCTcgtgttttatttatatatacactgattgtacaaaacattagaaacacctgctctttccatgacagactgaccagttgaatccaggtgaaagctatgatcccttatttatgtaacctgttaaatccacttcaatcagtgtaggtgaaggggaggagacaggttaaagatggaTATTTAATCcttgagaaatggattgtgtatgtgtgacactcagagggtgaatgggcaagacaaaagatttaagtccctttgaacaaggtatggcaggcacactggtttgagtgtgtcaaaaactgaaacgctgctgggtttttcatgctcaacagtttacaGTGTgaatcaagaatgatccaccacccaaagcatatccagccaacttgacacaactgtgggaagcagtgGCATCCACgtggtccagcatccctgtgaaatgctttcgacaccttgtagagtccattccttGGCAAATTGAGGCTATACTGACGGCAAAAGGTggtgcaacttaatattaggaaggccTTCCTAATTTTCTAtacaatcagtgtgtgtgtgtgtgtgtgtgtgtgtgtgtgtgtgtgtgtgtgtgtgtgtgtgtgtgtgtgtgtatatatatatatatacactgctcaaaaaaataaagggaacacttaaacaacacaatgtaactacaagtcaatcacacttctgtgaaatcaaactgtccacttaggaagcaacactgattgacaataaatttcacatgctgttgtgcaaatggaatagagaacaggtggaaattataggcaataagcaagacacccccaataaaggagtggttcagcaggtggtgaccacagaccacttctcagttcctatgcttcctggctgatgttttggtcacttttgaatgctggcggtgctttcactctagtagtagcatgagacggagtctacaacccacacaagtggctcaggtagtgcagctcatccaggatggcacatcaatgcgagctgtggcaagaaggtttgctgtgtctgtcagcgtagtgtccagagcatggaggcgctaccaggagacaggccagtacatcaggagacgtggaggaggccataggagggcaacaatccagcagcaggaccgctacctccgcctttgtgcaaggaggagcaggaggagcactgccagagccctgcaaaatgacctccagcagaccacaaatgtgcatgtgtctgctcaaacggtcagaaacagactccatgagggtggtatgagggcccgacgtccataggtgggggttgtgcttacagcccaacaccgtgcaggacgtttggcatttgccagagaacaccaagattggcaaattcctaaagcctgactgccattaggtaccgagatgagatcctcagactccttgtgagaccatatgctggtgcggttagcgctgggttcctcctaatgcaagacaatgctagacctcatgtggctggagtgtgtcagcagttcctgcaagaggaagacattgatgctatggactggcccgcccgttccccagacctgaatccaattgagcacatctgggacatcatgtctcgctccatccaccaacgccacgttgcaccacagactgtccaggagttggcggatgctttagtccaggtctgtgaggagatccctcaggagaccatccaccacctcatcaggagcatgcccaggcgttgtagggaggtcatacaggcacatggaggccacacacactactgagcctaattttgacttgttttaaggacattacatcaaagttggatcagcctgtagtgtggttttccactttcattttgagtgtgactccaaatccagacctccatgggttgataaattggatttccattgattatttttgtgtgattttgttgtcagcacattcaactatgtaaagaaaaaagtatttaataagattatttatttcattcagatctaggatgtgttgtttaagtgttccctttatttttttgagcagtgtatatacagttgaagtcagaagtgtacatacaccttagccaaatacatttaaactcagtttttcacaattcctgacatttaatcctagtaaaaatgccctgtcttaggtcaggtaggatcactactttattttaagaatgtgaaatgtcagaataatagtagagagaatgatttatttcatcacattcccagtgggtcagaagtttacaaacactcaattagtatcgataaaagtgttaaacaaaccaaaatatatattatatttgagatgcttcaaagtagccagcctttaccttaatgacagctttgcacactcttggcattctctgaaccagcttcacctggaatgcttttactacagtcttgaaggagttcccacatatgctgagcacttgttggatgcttttccttcactctgcagtccaactcatcccaaaccatctcaattaggacTATaatttgaggtcaggtgattgtggaggccaggtcatctgatgcagcactccatcactttccatcttggtcaaatagcccttacacagactggaggtgtgttgggtcattgtcctgttgaaaaacaaatgatagtcccaccaaccgcaaaccatatgggatggcgtatcgctgcagaatgctgagatagtcatgctggttaagtgtgccttgaattcttaataaatcacagatagtgtcaccagcaaagcatccccacatcatcacacttcctcctccatgcttcatggtgtgaACCatgcatgcggagatcatccgttcacctactctgcatctcacaaagacacagcagtgagaaccaaaaatcttacatttggactcatcagaccaaagcacagatctccacctgtctaatgtccattgatagTGTTTCTTaccccaagcaagtttcttctttttattggtgtcctttagcagtggttctttgcagcaattcgacaatgaaggcctgattcactaagtattctctgaatagttgatgttgagatgtgtctgttactagaactctgtgaagcatttatttgggctgcaatctgaggtgcagttaactctaatgaacttatcctctacagcagaggtaactctaggtcttccattcctgtggcggtcctcatgagaaccagtttcatcatagtgcttgatggtttttgcgattgcacttgaagaaactttcaaagttcttgacatttgccggattgactgaccttcatgtcttaaagtaatgatgaactgtcatttctttttgcttatttgagctgttcttgtcataatatggacttggtcttttaccaaataggtatatcttctgtataccacccctaccatgtcacaacacaacagattggctcaaacgcattaagaagaaaagaaattccacaaatgaacttttaacaaggtgcacctggtaattgaaatgcattcctggtgactaccacatgaagctggttgagagaatgccaagagtgtgcaaagctgtcatcaaggcaaagggtggctactttgaagaatctcaaatataaaatctattttaatttgtttaacacttttttggttactacatgattccatatgtgctatttcatagctttgatgtcttcactattattctacaatgtagaaaattgtaacaatttcaaaaaacccttgaatgagtcggtgtgtccaaactttgactggtactgtaatatatatatatatatatttatatatatatactatgttGATGTTGATTTCTGGACTGTTCGGTAGAGCTTGcgagttaagcatttcactgacaATAAAACTTGAACATAAACTATAGCTACTATTACAGATATTTCAGCATATAGTCTCATTCCAATTACATGGTGATGCTTTGAAGCTGGTACTGATAGCCTGTAAAAAACACATGCCACCTGGTGTATGTTTGTAAAACAATGCACATCTAATTCCTTGTCTCACAGTTACATCCTTAGAATAGAAGGCTTTGTAGACCCATGAAATTCATAGACCAAGGCCAAAATTTTGTCATTGAAGGGATTTTCCTGCCTACTGATTTAGATTGCCTTGATTTGAACCATTTCTATTTTGCGTACAAAAAGTGCATTGCTTCCCGTCAAGGATTTGCTGATCACTAGTACAATCAACTTAATCAGAAATGTCTTCAAAAATTACAGTCACATTGTTGCATCTATTGAATGGATGGAAAACTTTAACAGTAAATATGTCTATTATTCTGCGGTGGGGTTTAATggtggttggcatccaatatgttgcattaccgcccctAACTGGACTATAGTATAAAAAAACACCCTTCCAACGAACCCTACACTcaataaaaacccactaccccattccactactttgaccctatctgctcctgcaccatgccaacggcctgggaggacaggacaccaccagtcaacacaccctgtaactcttctgaagtcaaatctcgtaTACCCAAGTACTTATctgcagctgacaccacaacATCTATTGTCTGTGATTTACGTTCAATTTCTATGAACGCTAAGAAGCCAACATTACTGATGCATATACCACTTGTTGGCGTATCCCTCTGTGCTGGCACAGATCCACTAATGCCTCAGCATAcaacaccttctgcactactctgactctgGCCACCTCAAACTGCTTCTCTCACACCGGACACTTCCGATCTCCAGCACCATGTCCACCCATACAATTAGCACATACCACTAATTTCCccaatactacacattcctttgtctcatacttttctgcacacttctcacacctaggaactTCCCtcatacacactgctgccacatgcccataagcttgacacctgtaacaatgtAATGGATTTGGCACAAAAACTCCTATTGGATAACTGAAATATCTAAACATCACTTTGTCAGTCAAAGAATCAACATCAAAACAACAGACAACAACTCTTCTGTCTCACCGCACGCGCCACCCTGCCTACGTTGCACCAAccgagcatcacaaacaccgggaatcttcccATTCAGCTGGTCCACCTTCACATTTACTGCTACCCCaataatcactcctttcaatggtgccctgttcCTAAGAGCAAAGCATTAAACCGATCTTGTCCTGAGTTGCGTGACAAggagcacctgctccctctggttggaagaaacacacacaaatatcacAAACCCGCTACGTGTTACTTTCACTGACTCAACTCCTTTTCCATCAagcctgaaaccacaaatggatccgcCAAAAGGCAAGGATCCACTTTCTCCAAAAATCTCACTCCTACTAGACCAGATTCTACTTTATCATGTTCATTGATGCCAGGTTTGGGCTCTGACCTATTCACCACACCTTCCACTTCACTTATCTTGCCATCACTCACTTCCATTTCACCTCCAGCACTCAACTTGGCATACTGCTCACTCTGTACTTGACACCAGTCTTCTTCACCCCATCTCCCTTTCTTCTGTAATCTTCATCAAATTCAACCTCTGCTTTCCTCATTCTCTTCGATGCCTTCTTCCTCTTTTTCCTCACAGCTAAAAACAGAAGACTTTCTCCTTGCAGCTTAGGTAGCGGCAGTAAATCCCCACACTCATGGGGAGTGTTCCTGTTGTTCCCGCTTGTCTCTGTAGCCATTTTCCACTCTACTGTCCCCACAAAATCCATGCTCCTGGATCCGCCCCTGCTATGTAGTTAGCTAATGTTAGTTAATGTTAGTTAGCAAGATGCTAGCTACAACACAGACCCCAGCGACATTCCTGCTTGGCCTCACTTGGAATAAAATGCACTTTATCTGCCAGGAATGTAACTAATATCATTGGCATGTGTTGCTAGGAAAATACAGCAGGCAAAATCTATCTGAATCGCTTCCTCTTTTTTAGTGAGTAGGAGATGAGAAAGGCTGGGACTCCCCACACGAAGTCCAGCAATGATGTGGAGAATCATGTTCATGTCAAAGCCAAATCTAGTGTAAGTGAACGTTTTaaattacacacacacctagtaATCCCATCATGGATCATCAGACAACTCTTTAACATTGTATGTGAGCAACTGAAATTTTTGGTAAATAATGATGACCATCTCTCATCTAATAAGTATGTTATTGTTTACTTCTGAAAAGGAAGAATACTTGTTCCTGGTAGCAAGGTGGATCATTCACTTATGGGACATTCGTACGTACCCCACATACTTTTTCTATCTGCTATGTAGTTCTGGTTCACAATCAGATTTTTCGAGACAGCTATTCTGTCAAGTTGAGTTGCGTAATGGACTGTGCTTTGATTTGCAGATAAAAAGGTGCAAGGAGGTCGTCCTGGGCCATGTTTCAGAAAGCGGGTTTAGAGTTGACTCAGAGTTTAAGGAAACTTTGGGTTTTCGGTTTCACAAAGCCAGTTCAGCTTGACTCTGAGTCAGTTACTATGGCAACATACTCTGTGAAGCTAACCTGCTCACTGGCAGGTTTTCTTCAACTAACcctgtttctcctcctctttaGCTGAAGCCTTCAGACTGAAGGAGGTGTCAGACAGGAGGTGTCATCTACCGAAGAAGGTGTCATCTACTCAGACATGGCATGTCCTTTTCTTGAAGAGTCAGTTTATATAGGAGCACAAATACTCAGCAGAAATCTCAGTCGGGAGAGAGTGATCAGATCCTGCTTGGATGTTTTATCATTCCCTGATGCTTATCTGTTTGAGCGTTTCCGTTTTTCTGCACGATTGATCATTCATCTGAACAATTTTCTCAGGCCTCATATCGTTCATATGACATATCGTGGTCATGGTCTCAGTTCGGAACAAATTCTTTGTGTTGCACTAAGTTTTTTTGCCAACGGGAGTTTTCTATATAACCTCGGTGACACTGAGCATATTTCCAAGGCAACAGTCTGTCGGGCTGTCAGAAATGTGACTCTTACACTGAAATGTTTACTGTACACTTTTGTGGTGTTCCCAAGTCACAGACCCACAAGACTCAAAGAAGAATTCCACAGAATTGCAGGTATCAGTCTAATCAATAATTAATTACGTATGAAGCTTTGAGACTTGAAGCACCAATCagttaatttgatatattttagGATTTCCAGGTGTGATTGGCTGCATAGATGGCATTTATATTCCTATCACAGCTCCTTCAGTAAATGAAGGAGAATATGTGAATAGGAAGTCTTTCCACAGCATTAATGTGCAGGTAGGCCTAAATAGTAGCCTTTGGCATTCCAAATGAAAGTTACATCAGAATACAGCTACTGCAGCTAATTACTGTTCTGCACTGAAGATCATATGTGATGCAGCCCACATCAGCCACGTGGAAGCAAAGTGGCCTCGGTCTGTGCATGACTCGCACATTTGTGAGTATACACTGAGGGCTAGATTTGCCTgtgttgatatatatatatatatatatatatatagctatttCCAATTGTTTCCTCCTTTTGCAACTGAAAATGTCAACTGTGTCCTCGTATTATCATAGGGAGTTCGATGGTTACCTGCTCTGTGACAGAGGGTACTCCTGCCAGCCCTATTTGTTGACCTCTTACCCTGATCCTGAGCCCGCCTCGCAGCAACTTTATAACTTGGCTCACTGCAGGACACGAGCCAGGGTAGAGATGACCATTGGGATGCTCAAGACCCGATTCCAGTGCCTTCATAGGCTCAGGATCACCCCAGAAAGGGCATGTGACATTATTGTGGCATGTGTGATTCTCCACAACATTGCCACAATTAGAGGAGATCAATGTCCTACTCAACCAGTGAACGATCCTGATAATGATCTTGACCaccgcctagtggttagagcgttggacttgtaaccggaaggttgcaaggtcgaatccccgagctgacaaggtaaaaatctgtcgttctgcccctgaaggcacccactgttccttggccatcattgaaaataagaatttgttcttaactgacttgcctagttaaataaagatagaataaaaaaataaaaaaacccgCTGACGCATGAGATGGAAGAGCAGTCAGACACAATACGCTACCATAATTTCTGATTGATCCATCACCTCCCCAGTGTCAAATAAAGACAATATGTCTTTCTTTTTATGAAGTCTTTATTTCCTGCAAGGACAAATGCAGTACAGTAGTTCATATTTGTATGTTGTTCAAACAAGTTAAAGCATCCACCTGTGGgtacctcacccacctttaactgatgttctagcagttttatttatatttttatattttgcaTCTGCAACCTTGTGGTCAATTTCTAAATTACATTTTTCAATTTGTTTCTGTAAGTAGACCTTGTACAGCTGTTTCATAGGGAGCTATAGGAACACAAAAAATGACATTGAATTTCACAAAGCCAGGTCTACTTAGTTTCATTGTAAGTCATGGGTCAATGCTGTGGAGGTGGAGGGACCCTCTTCCTCATTGTAATTTGCAGCATTGCTCTGTTAGAAAAAAAGAAGGTGCAAGTTTTATTATGGtacaacactatcatcaactGATAATGTTATTTAAGGTGCAAACCTCAATAGGCCTCTCtgtatcttctctctctgtgGCAGCTGACAAGGTGTCTTCATCCTCCTGTAATGAAAATTCAACACTTTTGGTGTTCTACTCTAACCCATTATGAAAAATCTGTGGAGTATCAAGAGTACTTACAACTGCATGGATGTCTCTTATGGcagaaggctccaccagacagattTCACCATCAGTAACTGGTAGAAGATGAAGATTAGAAAGTTAAATTATAACTTTACCCAGAAAAGTGCCCCACCTAATATGAATTTTGTTTTTACAACAGTGTGCAGGCCACatcaatttttttttatatataacgcTGAGTCACCTTAAAATAGATTATGTCTGAAGGACAATTAAGAATCTGAAAAAGTAACAGCAGTCAATTACAAAGAATTGTACTGCTTCAAGAAAATCAGTGTGCCAAGTTGTGTCTAAGATGGATGGGTGGGCGTCACTGAGGTGACACTGGCAAAAGGATGAATGTACATATAATTTATTTGAATAACTAACCTCTTATGTAGGCCTTTGTGTCCCTTCAGCCTCTGTGGGTGGTGGTGGACCCCCAACAGTTTTTCAGCCCTCAGCCTTTTTTATATTGGCTATAATGGAGGTCAAATTTGAACATGTCCAGTAAGCACAAATTTGGAGACTTGTATGTACAAAGGCATTTAGGTGTTACTTTAAAATAGACAATATTAAATATTGGCAGTGTTGGGATGGCTGAAAATGCTACTTTCTTTTGCATTGAAAATTTCACTAACTACTTAAATATCACATGTTGAATGTAGCCACTGAATGCTGTTTAATTaggtagtgtcatgacgttgccctctttggacacagcgagcaccatccccctacctctgcaccatccctctctctcctacactcaggctgctgtggtcagagagGTCGGAAATTCCTAGAGGAGAatcctctcctcatggccagagtatagagagagactgagtttgagagaacaaaggaatttcttccacctcagaactggagaaccgaacaatatttatgttctggagaagggataaaagatcggtgaagaatccagctacgaactggtccgtttggtacaattttgtgaaactcatgagagacaatacagccacattaccataaccatgTTTAAACAAGTGTCTCCGTTATGaggcttacatctaatggttgtataaaatgaatgaataaagaTGAAactttgtgaaattatgtaatgtgattttagactgtttaatgaaggaaactccaattccctttggagtttaactaaatcagaggaccgcccatgagcacagttatggtctggcgtcatgggacaggcccTTTTCTGCTCACCAGACCAGCCTACCTCGATTTccacgagagggctaaggtttcagACCAGACCATAaaacctgagtataagctaaggttgtaatggttgttgaaactaagactatcgataccgacagaataagaacaaatctttgatactaattactagtctgcagctaggaattcggtatcattgaacgcgaagaccgacaaccgccgaaacatctattctataatgACATGAATGAATGTTGCTCTGaactatccagacagacagacaaactctccaacagaaacaaactttccaaCAGATATCAGGACACACTGAGCGCAAATACATACactgattgcaattattcccgaatgagtgagcgttcatgtgcaaaggtttagcatttcaattgttataattatcaactgtgtgttgTCTTCAGTTGACCCCCACTTCCctttttgtctaacaagccgccatgccggtttagcccactagggcacattcccctatcatttccttgtaaccatatctactgtttgttatgcatttctgtgaattacttagttagtaaataaaggatttaagacaattgatgtatggatgactcatagtgaagactgggttcgtgcaaataaccaacaatttacgacatttggaatgagactagcgtaaggtaaataataattcattaagttgaagactaattgatcagatattaaaatatctgaaagttagattaggaaaattataactttgtaatctgaatattgtccttggtgccctgacttcctagttagttacagttacatgattaatcagtttaatcgcataataataataattacagagagttatttgataggtcttcagttttaatgatgccaaagacacgacagtagggTAGGCTAAACATCACAATTGCTTGTAATGAAATTATACCTTACCTGTTTGGagtatatttttatatttcatCTTCAGTTGCTGCCAAGTACATTTTGTGCCTGTTGGGTTGCACCTGCATAACACACTatataaaatgttgaataagtGGAACACTCAAGATAAAAGCATTTTTTTGCCACGCCAGCTCACGTTCTTTTGCTGCTACTACTGTATTGCTGTTTTTCTTAAATATATACTCATATTCTGCATACACATTCATTAATATTTCTAACTCAACTGGTGTGAAGCAGGTTTGAGACCTTTTTCTCCTGTTGCCATGATGAATCATGTTATTTAATTAATTTCCCAAACGCTACTTtaccactctatattgctatagaatgttcacaaatgccttactatACGTCATTCTTTGAATTTATGAAAATGTGAACAGGGCACCGCTCAAAGGGGTGTTCAGTGGGGTAGCGTTGAGTGTAGAGGTGGCTCAAAGGAAAAATAACATTCCTGGTGTTTGTGACGCCCACCGTTTGGTGATCCATAGACTCAGTGGCATTGGCGAGACTGAGAATAAATTGTCTGTTTTGTAGATCTTTGACACAGAGTTTCTATCTGATGAGTTCAGGTTAGGTTGTAGTTGCTACTCTGTTATGAAACCTCTACGGTGCTTTAGGTGCCAAGGATTCAGACATGTTGCAGCAATATGTAGAAGGGAGATCCCAAGATGTGAGAGATGTGCAGGAGGACATAGTCAGAGGGAATGTACAGTTGGGATAGAGAAAGCACTGTGTGTCAACTGTGGGTGCACCCATGCAGCTGGGGATCCGAAGTgccctgtgagagagagagagagagagagagacaggttgagaTTGCCAGAGTTCGAGTGTGGCAGTAAGTTTCCTATGCTGAGGCAGCGAAGAGAGTAGAGGATAGCCCAAGCGTGAGTGATTAGACTGTGAGCCCCCCCAGTGAGTAGGCCTGAAGAGAGAGTTTTAGTAAGGTTGGATTTCTTGTGTTTATAGCCATGGTGATCAACTGCACTGTACTGATGGAGTGGGAATCACAGGAGATAGCTGTGGTAGTTGCAGCAGCATAGTTTTTTCCCCTAATGGTCTTTCCTATGCCCTATATGAACTTGTTCATTCCCTTTGTTATTATTCTGAAGGCCATTGAAGGCTGAAGCGTCAATCTTTTAAACTTGTCTAATAAAATGATGTATTTTTATGGTGAGAAAGCGTTGCGCCTTTTCCTCTCCAAGGTTGCAGCAGCAGATAAATATTTTGTGTGTGAGAGGTTTTAGTGCATAAGATCTACAGGAAGTTGAGAGAAGGGGTTCCATCCTCCCAGGTCGACAGCCTGGCATGACCATTTAGGGCCAAGTAGTGGGATGGGGTGGTGGGTTTTTGGGATAGTGTATATGTGCAGGGTTAGATGGTTGAGCAATTTAAGATTTCCCCATTCCCCTGTGACCAAAATGTGCAATCCGCACTCCGACCGGCGAAAGGCAGCAATACGCAACACAGCGTCTAGTCTGCCGGAAATTTACACGAAGAAGAAGTGTGCAATGGAGGTCCCAGGACCAGATAGCGACTGGAGAAGCCCTGCATTCCGACAGAAAGTTGTTGCACAAATGTGAGACAAttatgttttattaatactgtTTGTAAACGCTGTGATATTTTAGTTACTCCGCTATTATCACTACAGTGGCTAGCTAACTCACCACAACTTCAG of Salmo salar chromosome ssa01, Ssal_v3.1, whole genome shotgun sequence contains these proteins:
- the LOC123728726 gene encoding putative nuclease HARBI1, translated to MACPFLEESVYIGAQILSRNLSRERVIRSCLDVLSFPDAYLFERFRFSARLIIHLNNFLRPHIVHMTYRGHGLSSEQILCVALSFFANGSFLYNLGDTEHISKATVCRAVRNVTLTLKCLLYTFVVFPSHRPTRLKEEFHRIAGFPGVIGCIDGIYIPITAPSVNEGEYVNRKSFHSINVQGVRWLPAL